Proteins encoded within one genomic window of Aspergillus nidulans FGSC A4 chromosome VII:
- a CDS encoding putative proline racemase (transcript_id=CADANIAT00008796), whose translation MDIADALQTHPTAIKCIDMHTTGEPTRIIYSGFPQLRGTTLLDKRDDAQSRYDHLRKRLMLEPRGHSDMYGAILVADTELVQKGDAHIGVLFTHAGGFSTMCGHATIALGRFLVDTDDRNVFPKRGHLVVDYEKKEVEVRIHAPCGVVTVSVPVISDEHGRVKSDGSRGVSFLSTPGYVAGLGIEVEIPEEVRWRELGKRKSIVVDISYGGAFYALVEAQNMGFQRGLGGDEAEMKALAAAARSLKQYLPTHPAVTEAMQQSEDERLSFLYSVMVIDPKIGFRPNGAEGAETGVCFFGENGQVDRSPTGSCVTARLALAHAKGVRGLAQRWAYNSLVSNQFATGAFVGTLVDQTVSVTGFKGNKWPAVVVRVEGSAYYTGVMTLLHEEGDVTSKAGFLMDI comes from the coding sequence ATGGATATCGCGGACGCACTTCAAACGCACCCCACCGCCATAAAATGCATCGACATGCATACAACCGGCGAGCCAACACGTATCATCTATTCCGGTTTCCCGCAATTACGCGGCACCACTCTTCTCGACAAGCGCGACGATGCTCAGTCGCGCTACGACCACCTCCGTAAACGACTCATGCTTGAACCGCGCGGCCACAGCGACATGTACGGCGCTATTTTGGTGGCTGATACGGAACTCGTGCAGAAAGGGGATGCGCATATCGGCGTGTTATTTACACATGCAGGTGGATTCTCGACTATGTGCGGGCATGCGACTATTGCCCTGGGAAGGTTTCTGGTTGATACGGACGATCGAAATGTTTTCCCAAAGAGGGGCCACTTGGTAGTTGATTacgaaaagaaagaggtCGAGGTTCGGATTCATGCGCCTTGTGGGGTTGTGACGGTTTCGGTACCGGTCATTAGTGATGAGCATGGCAGGGTGAAGTCTGATGGGAGCAGAGGGGTTTCGTTCCTCTCAACGCCGGGGTATGTTGCCGGTTTGGGAATTGAGGTAGAGATTCCAGAGGAGGTGAGGTGGAGGGAACTAGGTAAGAGGAAGAGTATCGTGGTTGATATTAGCTATGGGGGTGCTTTTTATGCACTCGTTGAGGCTCAGAATATGGGCTTTCAGCGAGGACTAGGAGGTGACGAGGCAGAGATGAAGGCGTTGGCGGCAGCGGCGCGGAGCTTGAAGCAGTATCTACCGACGCACCCGGCCGTGACTGAAGCAATGCAGCAGTCAGAGGATGAGAGACTTTCCTTTTTGTACAGTGTTATGGTGATTGATCCAAAGATCGGCTTTCGGCCAAATGGTGCTGAGGGCGCCGAAACTGGGGTATGCTTTTTCGGAGAGAATGGTCAGGTTGACCGCTCGCCTACCGGGTCTTGCGTGACAGCGAGACTGGCGTTGGCGCATGCAAAGGGTGTTAGAGGGCTTGCGCAGCGGTGGGCTTATAACTCTCTCGTGTCAAACCAGTTCGCAACTGGGGCGTTTGTAGGCACGCTCGTTGACCAAACTGTCAGTGTCACGGGTTTCAAGGGAAATAAGTGGCCTGCGGTAGTTGTACGTGTTGAGGGAAGTGCATATTACACGGGAGTGATGACCCTTTTGCATGAGGAGGGCGATGTCACAAGCAAGGCTGGATTCCTAATGGATATTTGA
- a CDS encoding GIY-YIG nuclease family protein (transcript_id=CADANIAT00010525) → MSRRRLPTDLPPNFRYPLMTPDNDRESFADYDLYDGDAGRSREPLVYPNYQPRERSPAPQVVRVAKQPEMIRRQSLRPFSGDWGTADAVNVAGDSKVPGSFQDTDAEGRATEILDAVPRGAYSHPIDSADFYTDESDENLDFGHEEPLIFPRLTLEEVVQEVAHILRTRSKPASEGFTYVFADPTGHNRFYKIGSAKNVSTRANDHRKICNISYFRAQKKPATPLWQYKRLEKLAQAELINMSYDPNCICGIQQRQYFWGRAETAFETIEFWSKWLLKHSPYDKSGRLLPFWEYRLRVFEAKIQKNFDCQGAKCMKHSADVIACPICLRAGWKAWTEPSGLDKIEFVSRTQIGSPWVHKILLYLYKYIPIQDSVWVTSIDGLARAVSLCDRFKSPAILLNLLYARLLIPMLWSTIFTTAEYFSFFAIMEILVFSAIYQLVRLELAQLGVHRRGTERLSKDSRQIRRKALPPSSDRAVDEASCRKHSKEPRILEIPDDEDGDILHQAPSSGGGGQKIRQAPVFLPPSEAATRLKRFQPVLKAQGYLIGGKCLCLHLRLLMSLFCGHEGFVSGRSRSLTGTFLLSSSSFTSCFLVRYCSGSLL, encoded by the exons ATGAGCAGGCGCCGGCTTCCCACCGACCTGCCCCCCAACTTCCGATATCCGCTAATGACTCCTGATAATGATCGCGAATCGTTTGCGGATTACGATTTGTATGATGGCGATGCCGGTCGCTCTCGGGAGCCTTTGGTCTACCCAAATTACCAACCCCGCGAGCGGAGCCCCGCTCCCCAGGTTGTGCGCGTCGCAAAGCAGCCTGAGATGATCAGAAGACAATCACTCAGGCCCTTCTCAGGCGACTGGGGCACTGCTGACGCTGTCAACGTGGCCGGCGATTCAAAAGTACCGGGGTCTTTTCAGGATACAGATGCAGAGGGTAGGGCAACGGAGATTCTCGACGCCGTTCCACGAGGCGCTTACTCTCACCCCATCGATAGCGCCGATTTTTACACTGATGAATCGGATGAAAACTTGGATTTTGGGCATGAGGAGCCTTTAATCTTTCCACGACTTACACTAGAAGAAGTGGTGCAAGAGGTTGCTCACATCTTGCGGACTCGATCAAAACCCGCTAGCGAAGGCTTTACCTACGTTTTCGCCGATCCCACCGGGCACAATAGATTCTACAAGATTGGCAGTGCAAAGAATGTTTCCACCCGGGCGAATGATCATCGCAAGATCTGCAATATCTCTTACTTCAGAGCCCAGAAGAAACCTGCCACTCCTCTCTGGCAATACAAGCGGCTCGAGAAGCTGGCCCAGGCCGAACTAATCAATATGAGCTACGATCCCAACTGCATTTGCGGGATTCAACAGCGCCAGTATTTCTGGGGAAGGGCGGAAACTGCTTTCGAGACAATCGAGTTTTGGTCCAAATGGCTACTGAAGCACTCTCCGTACGATAAGAGCGGCCGCTTGCTACCATTCTGGGAATATCGACTGAGGGTTTTTGAAGCGAAAATTCAGAAGAACTTTGACTGCCAGGGCGCCAAATGCATGAAGCATAGCGCGGATGTCATCGCCTGTCCTATTTGCCTTCGTGCAGGATGGAAAGCATGGACTGAGCCATCGGGGCTTGATAAGATCGAATTCGTTTCTCGAACACAAATCGGTAGTCCTTGGGTTCACAAGATCCTGCTCTACTTATACAAATACATTCCAATACAGGATAGTGTATGGGTTACCTCTATTGACGGCCTAGCGAGGGCGGTATCCTTGTGCGACAGGTTTAAGAGCCCTGCAATATTACTCAACCTCTTGTATGCCCGGCTTCTCATACCTATGCTTTGGTCGACAATCTTCACAACAGCCGAATATTTCTCGTTCTTTGCTATTATGGAGATTCTAGTATTCTCTGCGATCTATCAACTGGTCAGGTTAGAGCTTGCTCAGCTCGGCGTACACAGGCGTGGCACGGAGAGACTGAGCAAGGACAGCCGCCAAATTCGTCGAAAGGCTCTCCCGCCCTCCTCAGATAGAGCAGTCGATGAAGCAAGCTGTCGAAAACATTCAAAGGAACCGAGAATTCTGGAGATcccagatgatgaagatggagatatCCTGCACCAAGCACCGtccagcggcggcggcggccaaaAAATTCGACAAGCACCAGTGTTTCTTCCTCCTAGCGAGGCGGCTACGCGCCTGAAACGGTTCCAACCTG TTCTAAAGGCTCAAGGATATCTAATCGGAGGAAAATGCTTATGCTTACACCTCCGCTTACTAATGAGCTTATTCTGTGGCCACGAGGGCTTTGTCAGCGGCAGGTCCCGGAGTCTGACCGGCACcttcctgctttcttcatcatcttttaCATCATGTTTTCTCGTGCGATATTGCTCAGGTTCACTCCTCTAG
- a CDS encoding putative C6 transcription factor (transcript_id=CADANIAT00010526), which translates to MYLSPNSGGRSDEEPPQQSKRTARACDACYKRKIKCDAAVPRCNWCSHHDSPCTFERKVRRTRKRAVVGKESAAVPGSELSERIARIERLLSEKLPQEPAYTPPQQLPSISPGLNLPFTSSLASMPQSSASSSVPLHFAGRELGAISLFTGIPFILPEGQEWVQSRTGQKLAFDQFTSNRAPWERQRVQNSNAMLMHLQAPNALDLPNRHHIEFSFNVYRTSLMQRVFPVVDPVLFWTTIDAAYKEPFSGSDGAHVSSKASIFAFATFVSGLCKPCFLDQGTNLPRFDEEACVLKARYLLCQVLQEPPTLDGLQAVAMLGMLELFAGNLQSANYYGSISARMIFMLGAHIFTDQRSWYPESFTDTEARIKGQLRNLFWLCYTLEQDVSLRTGQAQLFSEDNCDLTLPPDYVNEMEASLEFHHTSTDFPQNPIFPVDLRLSVIKARAYSALYSFKAMKKTDAEILKDIRELDDELERWRLSLPEKPDPNCNMHSVILRLNYHLCMTIIHQASSRCKSWATQGCVMDGVSSSLALSVEASRSTLLYLETSGHVLVDGVFWTLIFYPMSALLAIFCNILQNPADPQASKDLALLKSATGMLERVFLRQAYSVNELMHVKLVADFVNELCRLATCAMDKAWKERMSGACTPTS; encoded by the exons ATGTACCTTTCTCCAAACTCCGGCGGGCGCTCGGATGAAGAGCCGCCACAACAGAGTAAGCGGACCGCCAGAGCTTGTGATGCTTGTTATAAGCGAAAG ATAAAATGCGATGCTGCAGTGCCCCGGTGTAATTGGTGTAGCCACCATGACTCGCCATGTACGTTCGAACGCAAAGTTCGAAGAACGCGCAAGCGGGCAGTTGTTGGGAAAGA ATCTGCTGCTGTCCCAGGCTCTGAGCTTTCTGAGCGCATCGCTAGAATTGAGAGACTTCTTTCCGAGAAGCTTCCTCAAGAGCCTG CATACACCCCACCGCAGCAACTGCCGTCTATTTCTCCTGGTCTGAACCTTCCCTTTACTTCCAGTCTGGCATCCATGCCACAATCGTCTGCTTCATCCTCAGTCCCACTGCATtttgctggaagagagctgggcGCAATCAGCTTGTTCACAGGGATCCCATTTATTCTCCCCGAGGGCCAGGAGTGGGTGCAGTCACGTACTGGCCAAAAGCTCGCTTTCGATCAGTTCACGTCGAATCGAGCCCCATGGGAAAGGCAGCGAGTGCAGAACTCCAATGCCATGCTAATGCACCTACAGGCACCAAATGCCCTTGATCTGCCGAACCGGCACCATATCGAATTCAGTTTCAACGTTTACCGCACGTCTCTAATGCAACGAGTCTTTCCGGTCGTTGACCCGGTTCTTTTCTGGACTACAATCGACGCGGCTTACAAGGAACCGTTTTCCGGCTCTGATGGCGCCCATGTTAGTTCTAAAGCAAGCATCTTCGCTTTTGCGACGTTTGTCTCGGGGCTTTGCAAACCCTGCTTTTTAGACCAAGGCACAAATTTGCCGCGCTTCGATGAGGAGGCTTGTGTTCTGAAAGCACGATACCTACTATGTCAGGTTCTGCAGGAACCTCCAACACTAGATGGACTACAGGCTGTGGCAATGTTG GGAATGTTGGAACTATTCGCAGGCAACCTGCAATCTGCGAATTACTATGGTTCTATCTCAGCTCGCATGATTTTCATGCTTGGCGCCCACATCTTCACTGACCAGCGCTCTTGGTATCCGGAATCATTTACAGATACAGAGGCGCGCATCAAGGGACAGCTCCGTAACTTATTCTGGCTATGCTATACCCTAGAACAAGACGTCTCCCTTAGGACAGGACAAGCCCAATTGTTCTCAGAAGACAACTGCGATCTCACTCTGCCTCCAGATTACGTCAATGAAATGGAAGCCAGTCTGGAATTCCACCACACCTCGACAGACTTCCCCCAAAACCCAATTTTCCCAGTCGACCTCCGTCTAAGCGTCATTAAAGCACGAGCATACAGCGCGCTCTATTCCTTCAAGGCTATGAAAAAGACGGACGCTGAGATACTCAAGGATATTCGTGAATTAGATGACGAACTAGAACGGTGGCGTCTTTCTTTGCCT GAGAAACCAGATCCAAATTGTAACATGCACTCTGTCATTCTCCGTCTGAATTACCACCTTTGCATGACAATAATCCACCAAGCGAGCAGTCGCTGCAAATCATGGGCGACACAAGGCTGCGTCATGGACGGTGTGAGCTCCAGTCTCGCTCTGTCTGTTGAGGCAAGCCGCTCTACATTACTCTACCTCGAGACATCAGGCCACGTTCTTGTCGATGGTGTGTTTTG GACCCTTATTTTCTACCCCATGTCTgccctcctcgccatttTCTGCAATATTCTCCAGAACCCGGCAGACCCGCAAGCATCCAAGGATTTGGCCCTGCTAAAGAGTGCAACGGGCATGCTTGAACGGGTTTTCTTACGGCAGGCGTACTCGGTCAACGAGCTCATGCATGTCAAGCTGGTTGCGGATTTTGTGAATGAACTGTGTAGACTTGCGACTTGTGCAATGGATAAAGCGTGGAAGGAAAGAATGAGCGGGGCTTGTACGCCTACGTCTTAA
- the med7 gene encoding mediator complex subunit MED7 (transcript_id=CADANIAT00008797), which yields MAEPGRTFNTAFAPPPPLWKHFTPENLQRLENIKKEASKGEDGRRRKKEWSPAELRSLKIPPELRFLVPPEIPSEQYSIFGEVQNLSTALPSLEEQGITQLYPSSPKPDTKSGDSSQPAQPLNHAYYLLKISKSLLLNFLEFVGILSVAPEQFEPKVEDIRNLFINAHHLLNLYRPHQARESLIMMMEAQLARTKDEIQQMDKLKEEVNAVLDQLAAEGADVGSTIQSTTKDKKGVKPEDQIPEDSKLLWDILDGKLDD from the exons ATGGCAGAACCTGGCAGAACTTTCAATACTGCcttcgctcctcctccacctctcTGGAAACATTTCACGCCTGAAAACTTACAGAGATTGGAAAATATTAAGAAAGAGGCATCCAAGGGAGAGGATGGGcgacgaagaaagaaagaatggtCGCCGGCCGAATTGCGCTCTTTGAAAATACCCCCAGAGCTTCGATTCCTCGTGCCTCCAGAGATTCCTTCGGAGCAGTATAGCATCTTTGGGGAAGTTCAGAAT CTCTCAACAGCTCTTCCTTCCCTCGAGGAACAAGGGATTACCCAGCTCTACCCCTCGTCGCCCAAACCCGACACGAAAAGCGGAGACAGCTCACAACCCGCGCAGCCGCTGAACCATGCGTACTATCTCTTGAAAATTAGCAAGTCGTTACTCTTGAACTTTCTAGAGTTCGTTGGGATCCTGTCTGTGGCGCCGGAGCAGTTTGAACCGAAAGTTGAGGATATTCGCAACCTCTTTATCAACGCGCACCATCTATTAAATCTATATCGACCTCACCAAGCCCGAGAATCTCTTATTATGATGATGGAAGCGCAGTTAGCCCGCACAAAAGACGAAATACAACAGATGGACAAGCTGAAAGAAGAAGTAAACGCCGTATTGGATCAGTTGGCTGCCGAAGGCGCTGATGTGGGATCTACGATTCAGTCCACTACAAAAGACAAGAAAGGTGTGAAGCCGGAAGATCAGATCCCTGAGGACTCGAAGCTACTTTGGGATATTCTTGACGGCAAACTCGACGACTGA